The following are from one region of the Juglans regia cultivar Chandler chromosome 10, Walnut 2.0, whole genome shotgun sequence genome:
- the LOC109007613 gene encoding phospho-2-dehydro-3-deoxyheptonate aldolase 2, chloroplastic-like, which translates to MALSKAATFSSKSLYSNNHALSHPHHQPTYSLVPTSTKAHDAKPLITRISAVHAAEPSIKQSTPPVAASNLKWTVETWKSKTALQLPEYPDQKELDSVLQTIEAFPPIVFAGEARHLEEKLAEAAVGNAFLLQGGDCAESFKEFSANNIRDTFRVLLQMGAVLMFGGQMPIIRVGRMAGQFAKPRSAPFEERDGVKLPSYKGDNINGDAFNEKSRIPDPQRLIRAYCQSAATLNLLRAFATGGYAAMQRISEWNLDFAEHSEQGDRYQELAHRVDEALGFMAAAGLTVDHPVMKTTEFWTSHECLHLPYEQALTREDSTSGLYYDCSAHMLWVGERTRQLDGAHVEFLRGVSNPLGIKVSNKMDPNDLVKLIEILNPQNKPGRITIIARMGAENMRVKFPHMIRAVRRAGQIVTWVCDPMHGNTISAPCGLKTRPFDAILAEVRAFFDVHEQEGSHPGGVHLEMTGQNVTECIGGSRAVTYDDLSSRYHTHCDPRLNASQSLELAFIVAERLRKRRMGAQRRVSLSL; encoded by the exons ATGGCTCTCTCAAAAGCCGCCACCTTCTCATCCAAGTCCTTGTACAGCAACAACCACGCTCTTTCTCACCCCCATCACCAACCCACTTACTCTCTGGTTCCCACTTCCACCAAAGCGCACGACGCCAAGCCCCTGATCACTCGCATCTCGGCTGTCCATGCCGCAGAGCCCTCGATCAAGCAGTCTACGCCGCCCGTCGCGGCATCTAATTTGAAATGGACGGTGGAGACCTGGAAGTCCAAGACTGCGCTGCAGCTCCCGGAGTACCCGGACCAGAAGGAGCTGGACTCGGTGCTCCAGACCATCGAGGCCTTCCCTCCCATCGTTTTCGCTGGTGAGGCGAGGCACCTGGAGGAGAAGCTGGCCGAGGCGGCCGTGGGCAATGCCTTTCTCTTGCAAGGAGGGGACTGCGCCGAGAGTTTCAAGGAGTTCAGTGCGAATAACATAAGGGACACCTTCAGGGTGCTTCTTCAGATGGGTGCTGTTCTTATGTTTGGTGGTCAAATGCCTATCATTAGG GTTGGGAGAATGGCGGGTCAGTTTGCGAAACCCAGATCGGCTCCATTTGAGGAGAGGGATGGTGTGAAACTGCCGAGTTACAAAGGAGACAACATAAATGGAGATGCTTTTAATGAGAAATCAAGGATTCCGGACCCCCAGAGATTGATAAGGGCTTATTGCCAATCCGCGGCGACTCTGAACCTTCTTAGGGCCTTCGCCACTGGAGGATATGCTGCAATGCAGAGGATTAGCGAATGGAATCTTGATTTTGCTGAGCACAGTGAGCAGGGAGATAG GTACCAGGAACTGGCTCATCGGGTGGATGAGGCTCTAGGATTCATGGCGGCTGCGGGACTTACGGTTGACCACCCTGTAATGAAAACAACTGAATTCTGGACTTCCCATGAGTGTTTACATTTGCCTTATGAGCAAGCACTCACCAGGGAGGATTCAACTTCTGGCCTATACTACGATTGCTCTGCTCACATGCTTTGGGTTGGGGAGCGCACCCGGCAATTGGATGGTGCCCATGTAGAGTTCCTCAGGGGAGTTTCCAATCCCCTTGGCATCAAg gtGAGCAACAAAATGGATCCAAATGACCTGGTTAAACTCATTGAGATCCTGAATCCCCAGAACAAGCCAGGAAGGATTACGATAATTGCAAGAATGGGTGCTGAGAACATGCGAGTTAAGTTCCCACATATGATCAGGGCTGTCCGTAGGGCTGGGCAAATTGTGACCTGGGTCTGTGATCCAATGCACGGGAACACCATATCGGCACCTTGTGGACTTAAGACGCGTCCTTTTGATGCAATTTTG GCTGAGGTGCGAGCATTCTTTGATGTTCATGAACAAGAAGGAAGTCACCCTGGTGGAGTTCATCTGGAGATGACAGGCCAGAATGTGACAGAATGCATTGGAGGGTCTCGAGCAGTGACCTATGATGATCTGAGCTCGCGTTATCACACTCACTGTGACCCGAGGCTCAACGCTTCTCAGTCTCTCGAGCTAGCCTTCATCGTTGCAGAGCGACTTAGAAAGAGAAGAATGGGAGCTCAACGTCGGGTTTCCTTGAGCCTTTAG